In the Prochlorococcus sp. MIT 1307 genome, one interval contains:
- the ftsY gene encoding signal recognition particle-docking protein FtsY, with product MIYDEFKRKNIESVDHPVENEKDVSSPLISAEQDSLQWAKDAFAKLKEQQELEKKLDSDVIDVHDFSAQVFTESSKKVSKDLNEELIDSSKEIEPSNSSLSTDNSKSDDFEEVFTWSAEVLAAQGRKAEEVSLEELDWLGRLRKGLEKSRQSFVAGLLEKLGDDPLTPEVVDDLETLLLRADAGVEATDQILEALRRRLNEEVVDANEGLRFLKEKLCELLDTPIKLSGSDLLVPEKGNLNIWLLVGVNGVGKTTTLGKLANLAVRSGYSALIAAADTFRAAAVEQVKIWGDRSGISVIANTTANADPAAVVFDAIGAAKSKGVDLLFVDTAGRLQTKHNLMEELQKVRRIIDRLAPEAKVESLLVLDSSQGQNGLRQAMAFAKSADLTGVVITKLDGTSRGGVALAVSSEAKLPIRFIGAGEGIRDLRPFKSFEFVEALLAKR from the coding sequence ATGATTTACGACGAATTTAAGCGAAAAAATATTGAATCTGTGGATCATCCTGTTGAAAATGAAAAGGATGTTTCTAGTCCATTGATTTCTGCTGAGCAAGATTCACTGCAATGGGCAAAAGATGCTTTTGCCAAGTTGAAAGAACAGCAAGAGTTAGAAAAGAAGCTCGACTCTGATGTAATTGATGTTCATGATTTTTCAGCCCAAGTTTTTACAGAGTCATCCAAAAAAGTTTCAAAAGATTTGAATGAAGAACTTATTGATTCATCTAAAGAAATCGAGCCTTCTAATTCTTCTTTATCAACAGATAATTCAAAATCTGATGACTTTGAAGAAGTTTTTACATGGTCTGCAGAGGTGCTTGCAGCCCAAGGCCGTAAAGCAGAAGAAGTCTCTTTGGAAGAACTTGATTGGCTTGGTCGACTGCGCAAGGGATTAGAGAAGTCTCGTCAGAGTTTTGTTGCAGGTTTATTAGAAAAGCTTGGAGATGATCCTCTTACTCCTGAAGTGGTTGATGATTTAGAAACATTATTATTAAGAGCTGATGCAGGAGTTGAAGCAACTGATCAAATCCTTGAGGCTCTTCGACGGCGTTTGAATGAAGAGGTTGTAGATGCTAATGAAGGCTTACGTTTTCTTAAAGAAAAACTTTGTGAATTGCTAGATACTCCTATCAAATTAAGTGGTTCGGATTTGCTTGTTCCTGAAAAGGGGAATTTAAATATTTGGTTACTTGTAGGTGTTAATGGAGTTGGCAAAACTACGACTCTTGGAAAGTTGGCGAATCTTGCAGTTAGGAGTGGTTATTCTGCTTTGATTGCAGCAGCAGATACTTTTCGAGCTGCTGCTGTTGAGCAAGTCAAGATATGGGGTGATCGGAGTGGTATTTCAGTCATTGCAAATACAACTGCAAATGCAGATCCAGCAGCTGTGGTTTTTGATGCAATTGGTGCTGCAAAATCTAAAGGAGTTGATTTACTTTTTGTAGATACAGCTGGGCGATTACAAACAAAACATAACTTGATGGAGGAGTTGCAGAAAGTTAGGCGAATTATTGATCGTCTTGCTCCTGAAGCTAAAGTTGAATCCTTATTAGTACTTGATTCTAGTCAAGGTCAAAACGGACTTCGTCAAGCAATGGCATTTGCTAAGTCAGCAGATTTGACAGGAGTTGTTATTACCAAGCTTGATGGTACCTCTCGCGGTGGGGTTGCATTAGCAGTTTCGTCTGAAGCAAAACTACCTATTAGATTTATTGGTGCTGGAGAAGGAATAAGGGATCTGAGACCTTTTAAAAGTTTTGAATTTGTAGAAGCTTTATTAGCAAAACGGTGA
- the nusB gene encoding transcription antitermination factor NusB, which yields MQTRSIAREMALLVLGQIPENKIQDLESLPLEGLLNKALNSLMEHCREGLDSSAGHLEKAHQHLLETGLQDLDKNSVERIRNHLTTGLNEAEHVLNAISASLEFPRLLVLSDQEAIRMSAMQRVSLVFEERINIDAGLDSVMEGWRLKRLPRIDRDILRLAFVDLNHLHTPAAVACNEAVELANRYSDDQGRRMINGVLRRLLNACNVSFPE from the coding sequence ATTCAAACCAGGTCTATTGCTAGAGAAATGGCTCTTTTGGTTTTGGGTCAGATTCCTGAAAATAAGATTCAAGATTTAGAGTCCTTACCATTGGAAGGCCTTTTAAATAAGGCTTTAAATAGCTTGATGGAACATTGTCGTGAAGGATTGGATTCTTCTGCTGGACACCTGGAAAAAGCGCATCAACATTTGCTGGAAACTGGATTACAAGATTTGGATAAAAATTCAGTTGAACGAATACGTAATCATTTAACTACTGGTTTAAATGAGGCGGAACATGTTTTGAATGCTATTTCTGCAAGTTTGGAATTTCCACGCTTGTTAGTTCTTAGTGATCAAGAAGCAATTCGCATGAGTGCTATGCAACGAGTGAGCTTGGTCTTTGAAGAACGTATCAATATTGATGCTGGGCTTGATTCTGTGATGGAAGGGTGGAGATTAAAAAGACTGCCTCGTATTGATAGAGACATATTGAGACTTGCATTTGTAGATTTGAATCATTTGCATACACCTGCTGCTGTCGCTTGTAATGAAGCTGTGGAGCTTGCTAACCGCTATAGCGATGATCAAGGTCGGCGCATGATTAATGGTGTGTTAAGAAGATTACTAAATGCTTGCAATGTTTCTTTTCCAGAATGA